From a single Miscanthus floridulus cultivar M001 chromosome 8, ASM1932011v1, whole genome shotgun sequence genomic region:
- the LOC136472299 gene encoding uncharacterized protein codes for MGGYENGDSTAAAALADGGVILGVDGGTTNTVCVCLPAAMSPPESPAAVPVLARVVAGCSNRNSVGESTALETLEQVMTQALALANTDRSAVQAVCLAVSGVNHPSDQLRMLEWIRDLFPDNAKFYVENDAVAALASGTMGKLHGCVLIAGTGCIAYGVTEDGKVARAAGAGPVLGDWGSGYGIAAQALTAVIKAYDGRGPQTSLTRDILEKLELSSPDEIIGWTYADPSWARIAALVPVVVSSAEDGDEVANRILHDSVQELADTVIAVVRRLRLCGEDGKDIFPLVLVGGVLEGNKKWDISGEVIKCISKVFPGTDPIWPEVEPAIGAALLARSHHRKGLKLENGS; via the exons ATGGGCGGCTACGAGAACGGGGACTCGACGGCGGCCGCGGCGCTTGCTGACGGCGGCGTGATCCTGGGCGTGGACGGCGGCACCACCAACACCGTTTGCGTCTGCCTGCCGGCTGCAATGTCGCCGCCGGAGTCCCCGGCCGCCGTCCCCGTGCTTGCCCGCGTCGTCGCCGGGTGCTCAAACCGCAATTCCGTCGGAG AAAGCACCGCCTTGGAAACTCTCGAGCAGGTCATGACACAGGCTCTAGCATTGGCCAACACAGATCGTTCAGCTGTCCAAGCAGTTTGTTTAGCCGTATCAGGAGTCAACCATCCTTCAGATCAGCTGAGGATGCTGGAATGGATCCG GGATCTGTTCCCAGACAATGCCAAGTTTTATGTAGAAAATGACGCAGTGGCGGCTCTGGCTAGTGGTACAATGGGAAAGCTCCATGGCTGTGTGCTGATTGCAGGCACTGGATGCATTGCTTATGGGGTTACAGAAGATGGAAAAGTAGCAAGAGCAGCTGGTGCCGGGCCTGTTTTGGGCGACTGGGGTAG TGGATATGGCATTGCTGCACAGGCCCTGACAGCAGTTATAAAAGCATATGATGGTCGTGGGCCACAAACTAGTCTTACAAGAGACATCCTTGAGAAGCTTGAACTTTCTTCACCAGATGAAATCATAGG GTGGACATATGCAGATCCATCTTGGGCTCGTATTGCAGCACTTGTACCAGTTGTGGTATCTTCTGCTGAAGATGGTGATGAAGTAGCTAACAGAATTTTGCATGATTCAGTCCAAGAGTTGGCTGATACTGTTATAGCGGTTGTTCGACGTCTTAGATTGTGTGGTGAAG ATGGAAAGGACATATTTCCACTTGTTTTGGTTGGAGGGGTCCTTGAAGGAAATAAAAAGTGGGATATCAGTGGTGAGGTTATAAAATGTATTTCCAAGGTCTTCCCGGGCACTGATCCTATTTGGCCTGAG GTGGAACCAGCAATCGGTGCTGCCTTGCTAGCCAGGAGCCATCATCGCAAAGGATTGAAATTAGAGAATGGAAGTTGA